In Vigna angularis cultivar LongXiaoDou No.4 chromosome 8, ASM1680809v1, whole genome shotgun sequence, one DNA window encodes the following:
- the LOC108345225 gene encoding peroxidase 12-like, with product MARVCSLFDSLVFVCFLLFASETLVFSRTLEKRPPLVPGLSWNYYFPLACPTLEWIVSNNLEKAFKKDSGLAPGILRLFFHDCFANGCDASILLNAPDGNDEKSHPANIGIRQEALLAIEELRRVIYKQCLPVVSCSDILVVAAREAVRQMGGPDFDVPLGRKDSLTFDLDGPNNLPPPFFRTEQLLGVFGQRNFDATDVVALSGAHTYGRAHCSSLVNRTIESDPPIDPDFKNKLVATCPTSQSSNIVNLDARTPAKFDNMYFINLLNRQGVFTSDQDLASHPQTKEIVNLFASNQKEFFDSFADAFVKVSQIDVITSRQGKGEIRDRCFVANKKVSLEAVAEEMVELVEAI from the exons atgGCTAGGGTTTGTTCTTTGTTTGACTCATTGGTGTttgtttgtttccttttatttgCTTCTGAAACCCTTGTCTTCTCTAGGACATTGGAAAAAAGACCCCCCCTTGTCCCAGGACTATCGTGGAATTACTATTTTCCTTTAGCATGTCCGACTCTTGAATGGATTGTAAGTAACAATTTGGAGAAAGCATTCAAGAAGGACAGTGGATTAGCTCCTGGCATACTTCGACTCTTCTTCCATGACTGCTTTGCCAAT GGTTGTGACGCGTCCATATTGTTGAATGCACCTGATGGAAACGATGAAAAGAGTCACCCTGCTAACATTGGTATAAGGCAAGAGGCTCTTCTCGCCATTGAAGAGCTTCGACGTGTCATTTACAAGCAGTGTCTGCCAGTTGTTTCTTGTTCAGACATCCTTGTCGTTGCAGCACGTGAAGCTGTTCGCCAA ATGGGAGGCCCAGATTTTGATGTGCCTCTGGGAAGGAAAGACAGCCTCACGTTCGACCTAGACGGACCCAACAACCTCCCGCCGCCATTCTTCCGAACCGAACAGCTGCTGGGAGTCTTCGGCCAGCGAAACTTCGACGCCACCGACGTTGTTGCCCTCTCTGGAGCCCACACGTACGGCAGGGCTCACTGCTCCTCTCTGGTCAACAGAACCATCGAATCTGACCCACCCATCGACCCGGACTTCAAGAACAAGTTGGTGGCAACGTGTCCCACTTCCCAGTCCTCGAACATTGTGAACCTGGACGCGCGCACCCCGGCCAAGTTCGACAACATGTACTTCATCAACCTGCTGAACCGGCAGGGTGTGTTCACCTCGGACCAGGACCTCGCGAGCCACCCCCAGACGAAGGAGATCGTGAACCTGTTCGCCTCCAACCAGAAGGAGTTCTTCGATAGTTTCGCGGACGCGTTTGTGAAGGTGAGCCAGATCGACGTCATCACCAGCCGTCAAGGGAAAGGAGAGATTCGCGACAGGTGCTTCGTCGCCAATAAGAAGGTTTCGCTGGAGGCTGTGGCGGAGGAAATGGTGGAGCTGGTGGAGGCCATCTGA